One genomic region from Ammospiza nelsoni isolate bAmmNel1 chromosome 13, bAmmNel1.pri, whole genome shotgun sequence encodes:
- the IRX5 gene encoding iroquois-class homeodomain protein IRX-5 → MSYPQGYLYQPSASLALYSCPAYSTSVISGPRTDELGRSSSGSAFSPYAGSTAFTAPSPGYNSHLQYGTDPAAAAAAAFTSYVGSPYDHTPGMAGSLGYHPYAAPLGSYPYGDPAYRKNATRDATATLKAWLNEHRKNPYPTKGEKIMLAIITKMTLTQVSTWFANARRRLKKENKMTWTPRNRSEDEEEEENIDLEKNDEDEPQKLEEKGDPGTPDTGAADPKAAPGSERLQESPGPREAESGLSDSDCKELAEERLDGPPVPHKAPGASPLGPCPAGREEPPPYRPPSAAAGPPHAADLHPLLPAATGASVIHSPQQAALAKPKLWSLAEIATSADKAKEAGGEAAPPGPAVLGGSGPSRSPPRPRSPAAQCPFPNGAVLPRPLYYTAPFYPGYTNYGSFGALHGHPAGGPAAAAPGAHFNGLNQTVLSRAESLAKDTKMIRSQSQVDLCKDSPYELKKGMSNI, encoded by the exons ATGTCGTATCCTCAGGGTTACTTGTACCAGCCGTCAGCGTCCTTGGCTCTCTATTCCTGCCCGGCGTACAGCACCAGCGTGATCTCCGGACCCAGGACCGATGAACTTGGGAGATCTTCTTCGGGCTCCGCTTTTTCCCCTTATGCCGGATCTACCGCCTTTACCGCCCCTTCCCCGGGTTACAACTCCCACCTCCAGTACGGCACCGACccggccgccgctgccgccgccgccttCACTTCCTACGTG GGCTCGCCCTACGACCACACGCCGGGCATGGCCGGTTCCCTGGGGTACCACCCGTACGCGGCGCCGCTCGGCTCCTACCCCTACGGGGACCCCGCGTACCGCAAGAACGCGACGCGGGACGCCACGGCCACCCTCAAGGCCTGGCTCAACGAGCACCGGAAAAATCCCTACCCCACCAAGGGCGAGAAGATCATGCTGGCCATCATCACCAAAATGACCCTCACCCAGGTCTCCACCTGGTTCGCCAACGCGCGGCGGCGGCTCAAGAAGGAGAACAAAATGACCTGGACCCCACGAAACCGCAGCGAGGacgaggaggaagaggagaacaTCGACCTGGAGAAAAACGACGAGGACGAGCCCCAGAAACTGGAGGAGAAGGGGGACCCCGGGACTCCGGACACAG GAGCGGCGGATCCCAAGGCAGCGCCGGGCAGCGAGCGCCTCCAGGAGTCCCCCGGCCCCCGGGAGGCCGAGAGCGGCCTCAGCGACTCGGATTGCAAAGAGCTGGCGGAGGAGCGGCTCGACGGGCCGCCCGTCCCCCACAAGGCGCCCGGCGCTTCCCCGCTGGGACCGTGTCCGGCGGGCCGCGAGGAGCCCCCGCCGTACCGCCCGCCCTCGGCCGCCGCCGGGCCGCCGCACGCCGCCGACCTGCACCCGCTGCTGCCCGCCGCCACCGGCGCCTCTGTCATCCACTCGCCGCAGCAGGCGGCCCTCGCCAAGCCCAAGCTCTGGTCGCTGGCCGAGATCGCCACCTCGGCGGACAAGGCGAAGGAGGCCGGCGGCGAGGCGgcgccccccggccccgccgtgcTGGGCGGCAGCGGCCCGTCCCGCTcgccgccgcggccgcgctCGCCCGCCGCGCAGTGCCCCTTCCCCAACGGGGCGGTCCTGCCCCGGCCGCTCTACTACACGGCGCCCTTCTACCCCGGCTACACGAACTACGGCTCCTTCGGGGCCCTGCACGGGCACCCCgccggcggccccgccgccgccgcccccggcgcCCACTTCAATGGATTAAATCAGACTGTCCTCAGCAGAGCCGAGAGCCTGGCTAAAGACACTAAAATGATCAGGAGCCAGTCCCAAGTAGACCTTTGCAAAGACTCACCTTACGAACTGAAGAAAGGTATGTCCAACATTTAA